The following proteins come from a genomic window of Aptenodytes patagonicus chromosome 21, bAptPat1.pri.cur, whole genome shotgun sequence:
- the SESN2 gene encoding sestrin-2 isoform X3, protein MLVAGSPCRPAGLEEYRGCGARRGGEDRGVKVPQQLGKGPSAFIPLGEILQEGAESSRRQLLIEAFVSAGRVDNITMVMGLHPQYLSSFWKTQYLLLRMDGPLPYHKRHYIAIMAAARHQCSYLVGLHMGEFLQVGGNPAWLQGLHCAPQKLRNLNEINKLLAHRPWLITKEHIEALLKPGENSWSLAELVQALVLLTHYHSLASFVFGCGINPEEDQDGGHGCRPPSPHSDSSPASDDSLGGSGGKDAMQEVEVLMERMKLLQESQLEEEGVTQEEMATRFELEKTESLLVAPSDIADHSLQSNVLCFVEDPEFGYKDFTRRGEQAPPTFRAQDYTWEDHGYSLINRLYPDVGQLLDEKFQVVYNLTYNTIAMHCGVDTSMLRRAIWNYVHCVFGIRYDDYDYGEVNQLLERSLKIYIKTVACYPEKTTKRMYTQFWRHFKHSEKVHINLLLLEARMQAALLYALRAVTRYMT, encoded by the exons ATGCTGGTGGCCGGCTCGCCGtgccgccccgcggggctggAGGAGTaccggggctgcggggcccggcggggcggcgag GACAGAGGGGTCAAGgtcccccagcagctggggaagggccCCAGCGCCTTCATCCCCCTGGGAGAG ATCCTGCAGGAAGGTGCGGAGAGCAGCCGGCGCCAGCTCCTCATCGAGGCCTTCGTCTCGGCGGGCAGGGTGGACAACATCACCATGGTcatggggctgcacccccagtATCTCAGCAGCTTCTGGAAGACCCAGTACCTCCTGCTGCGCATGGACGGGCCCCTGCCCTACCACAAGCGCCACTACATCGCCATCATG GCAGCAGCCCGGCACCAGTGCTCCTACCTGGTGGGTTTGCACATGGGGGAGTTCCTGCAGGTGGGGGGCAACCCCGCGTGGCTGCAGGGGCTGCACTGTGCCCCCCAAAAACTCAGGAACCTCAATGAGATCAACAAACTGCTGGCGCACCGGCCCTGGCTCATCACCAAGGAGCACATCGAG GCTCTGCTGAAGCCGGGCGAGAACAGCTGGTCGCTGGCGGAGCTGGTGCAGGCCCTGGTGCTCCTCACCCACTACCACTCGCTCGCCTCCTTCGTCTTCGGCTGCGGCATCAACCCCGAGGAGGACCAGGATGGGGGGCACGGCTGCCGGCCCCCCTCGCCTCACAGCGATAGCAGCCCTGCCTCCGATGACAGCTTGGGAGGCTCCggg GGCAAAGATGCCATGCAGgaggtggaggtgctgatggAGAGGATGAAGCTGCTGCAGGAAagccagctggaggaggagggtgtCACGCAGGAGGAGATGGCAACGCGCTTTGAGCTGGAGAAGACGGAGAGTTTGCTGGTCGCTCCCTCGG ATATTGCGGATCACTCCCTGCAGTCCAACGTCCTCTGCTTCGTGGAGGACCCCGAGTTCGGGTACAAGGACTTCACACGGAGGGGCGAGCAGGCGCCCCCAACTTTCCGTGCGCAG GATTACACCTGGGAGGACCATGGCTACTCGCTGATCAACCGCCTCTACCCCGACGTGGGGCAGCTCCTGGACGAGAAGTTCCAGGTTGTCTACAACCTGACGTACAACACCATCGCCATGCACTGCGGCGTGGACACGTCCATGCTGCGCAGGGCCATCTGGAACTACGTCCACTGCGTCTTCGGCATCCG cTACGATGACTACGACTATGGGGAGGTGAACCAGCTCCTGGAGCGCAGCTTGAAGATCTACATCAAGACAGTGGCTTGCTACCCGGAGAAGACGACCAAGCGGATGTATACGCAGTTCTGGAGACACTTCAAGCACTCGGAGAAG GTGCACATCAACCTGCTCTTGCTGGAGGCTCGGATGCAGGCGGCTCTGCTCTATGCCCTGAGAGCTGTCACCCGCTACATGACCTGA
- the SESN2 gene encoding sestrin-2 isoform X1 yields the protein MPSHTPSPLGRGCQAALAASVVVWRQPAGEDTCDHLGCAWLQLSGISPGEARRQPRGSSLHRAPRKRPLGEAAPCPVAPRLESGTCHPAVGTLGCVCPGTLLLLPPSPRDMSRLPQDRGVKVPQQLGKGPSAFIPLGEILQEGAESSRRQLLIEAFVSAGRVDNITMVMGLHPQYLSSFWKTQYLLLRMDGPLPYHKRHYIAIMAAARHQCSYLVGLHMGEFLQVGGNPAWLQGLHCAPQKLRNLNEINKLLAHRPWLITKEHIEALLKPGENSWSLAELVQALVLLTHYHSLASFVFGCGINPEEDQDGGHGCRPPSPHSDSSPASDDSLGGSGGKDAMQEVEVLMERMKLLQESQLEEEGVTQEEMATRFELEKTESLLVAPSDIADHSLQSNVLCFVEDPEFGYKDFTRRGEQAPPTFRAQDYTWEDHGYSLINRLYPDVGQLLDEKFQVVYNLTYNTIAMHCGVDTSMLRRAIWNYVHCVFGIRYDDYDYGEVNQLLERSLKIYIKTVACYPEKTTKRMYTQFWRHFKHSEKVHINLLLLEARMQAALLYALRAVTRYMT from the exons ATGCCATCCCACACCCCTTCCCCGCTTGGGAGAGGGTGTCAGGCTGCGCTCGCTGCCTCGGTAGTGGTTTGGAGGCAGCCGGCAGGAGAAGACACCTGCGATCACTTGGGCTGTGCCTGGCTCCAGCTCTCGGGTATCTCTCCCGGTGAAGCCAggcggcagccccggggctcATCCCTTCACAGGGCACCGCGGAAAAGACCCCTGGGAGAAGCGGCTCCCTGCCCCGTTGCTCCACGGCTGGAGAGTGGGACGTGCCACCCTGCTGTCGGCACTCTCGGTTGCGTGTGTCCGGgcaccctcctcctgctgccaccgTCCCCCCGTGACATGTCCCGTCTCCCGCAG GACAGAGGGGTCAAGgtcccccagcagctggggaagggccCCAGCGCCTTCATCCCCCTGGGAGAG ATCCTGCAGGAAGGTGCGGAGAGCAGCCGGCGCCAGCTCCTCATCGAGGCCTTCGTCTCGGCGGGCAGGGTGGACAACATCACCATGGTcatggggctgcacccccagtATCTCAGCAGCTTCTGGAAGACCCAGTACCTCCTGCTGCGCATGGACGGGCCCCTGCCCTACCACAAGCGCCACTACATCGCCATCATG GCAGCAGCCCGGCACCAGTGCTCCTACCTGGTGGGTTTGCACATGGGGGAGTTCCTGCAGGTGGGGGGCAACCCCGCGTGGCTGCAGGGGCTGCACTGTGCCCCCCAAAAACTCAGGAACCTCAATGAGATCAACAAACTGCTGGCGCACCGGCCCTGGCTCATCACCAAGGAGCACATCGAG GCTCTGCTGAAGCCGGGCGAGAACAGCTGGTCGCTGGCGGAGCTGGTGCAGGCCCTGGTGCTCCTCACCCACTACCACTCGCTCGCCTCCTTCGTCTTCGGCTGCGGCATCAACCCCGAGGAGGACCAGGATGGGGGGCACGGCTGCCGGCCCCCCTCGCCTCACAGCGATAGCAGCCCTGCCTCCGATGACAGCTTGGGAGGCTCCggg GGCAAAGATGCCATGCAGgaggtggaggtgctgatggAGAGGATGAAGCTGCTGCAGGAAagccagctggaggaggagggtgtCACGCAGGAGGAGATGGCAACGCGCTTTGAGCTGGAGAAGACGGAGAGTTTGCTGGTCGCTCCCTCGG ATATTGCGGATCACTCCCTGCAGTCCAACGTCCTCTGCTTCGTGGAGGACCCCGAGTTCGGGTACAAGGACTTCACACGGAGGGGCGAGCAGGCGCCCCCAACTTTCCGTGCGCAG GATTACACCTGGGAGGACCATGGCTACTCGCTGATCAACCGCCTCTACCCCGACGTGGGGCAGCTCCTGGACGAGAAGTTCCAGGTTGTCTACAACCTGACGTACAACACCATCGCCATGCACTGCGGCGTGGACACGTCCATGCTGCGCAGGGCCATCTGGAACTACGTCCACTGCGTCTTCGGCATCCG cTACGATGACTACGACTATGGGGAGGTGAACCAGCTCCTGGAGCGCAGCTTGAAGATCTACATCAAGACAGTGGCTTGCTACCCGGAGAAGACGACCAAGCGGATGTATACGCAGTTCTGGAGACACTTCAAGCACTCGGAGAAG GTGCACATCAACCTGCTCTTGCTGGAGGCTCGGATGCAGGCGGCTCTGCTCTATGCCCTGAGAGCTGTCACCCGCTACATGACCTGA
- the SESN2 gene encoding sestrin-2 isoform X2 — translation MPSHTPSPLGRGCQAALAASVVVWRQPAGEDTCDHLGCAWLQLSGISPGEARRQPRGSSLHRAPRKRPLGEAAPCPVAPRLESGTCHPAVGTLGCVCPGTLLLLPPSPRDMSRLPQDRGVKVPQQLGKGPSAFIPLGEILQEGAESSRRQLLIEAFVSAGRVDNITMVMGLHPQYLSSFWKTQYLLLRMDGPLPYHKRHYIAIMALLKPGENSWSLAELVQALVLLTHYHSLASFVFGCGINPEEDQDGGHGCRPPSPHSDSSPASDDSLGGSGGKDAMQEVEVLMERMKLLQESQLEEEGVTQEEMATRFELEKTESLLVAPSDIADHSLQSNVLCFVEDPEFGYKDFTRRGEQAPPTFRAQDYTWEDHGYSLINRLYPDVGQLLDEKFQVVYNLTYNTIAMHCGVDTSMLRRAIWNYVHCVFGIRYDDYDYGEVNQLLERSLKIYIKTVACYPEKTTKRMYTQFWRHFKHSEKVHINLLLLEARMQAALLYALRAVTRYMT, via the exons ATGCCATCCCACACCCCTTCCCCGCTTGGGAGAGGGTGTCAGGCTGCGCTCGCTGCCTCGGTAGTGGTTTGGAGGCAGCCGGCAGGAGAAGACACCTGCGATCACTTGGGCTGTGCCTGGCTCCAGCTCTCGGGTATCTCTCCCGGTGAAGCCAggcggcagccccggggctcATCCCTTCACAGGGCACCGCGGAAAAGACCCCTGGGAGAAGCGGCTCCCTGCCCCGTTGCTCCACGGCTGGAGAGTGGGACGTGCCACCCTGCTGTCGGCACTCTCGGTTGCGTGTGTCCGGgcaccctcctcctgctgccaccgTCCCCCCGTGACATGTCCCGTCTCCCGCAG GACAGAGGGGTCAAGgtcccccagcagctggggaagggccCCAGCGCCTTCATCCCCCTGGGAGAG ATCCTGCAGGAAGGTGCGGAGAGCAGCCGGCGCCAGCTCCTCATCGAGGCCTTCGTCTCGGCGGGCAGGGTGGACAACATCACCATGGTcatggggctgcacccccagtATCTCAGCAGCTTCTGGAAGACCCAGTACCTCCTGCTGCGCATGGACGGGCCCCTGCCCTACCACAAGCGCCACTACATCGCCATCATG GCTCTGCTGAAGCCGGGCGAGAACAGCTGGTCGCTGGCGGAGCTGGTGCAGGCCCTGGTGCTCCTCACCCACTACCACTCGCTCGCCTCCTTCGTCTTCGGCTGCGGCATCAACCCCGAGGAGGACCAGGATGGGGGGCACGGCTGCCGGCCCCCCTCGCCTCACAGCGATAGCAGCCCTGCCTCCGATGACAGCTTGGGAGGCTCCggg GGCAAAGATGCCATGCAGgaggtggaggtgctgatggAGAGGATGAAGCTGCTGCAGGAAagccagctggaggaggagggtgtCACGCAGGAGGAGATGGCAACGCGCTTTGAGCTGGAGAAGACGGAGAGTTTGCTGGTCGCTCCCTCGG ATATTGCGGATCACTCCCTGCAGTCCAACGTCCTCTGCTTCGTGGAGGACCCCGAGTTCGGGTACAAGGACTTCACACGGAGGGGCGAGCAGGCGCCCCCAACTTTCCGTGCGCAG GATTACACCTGGGAGGACCATGGCTACTCGCTGATCAACCGCCTCTACCCCGACGTGGGGCAGCTCCTGGACGAGAAGTTCCAGGTTGTCTACAACCTGACGTACAACACCATCGCCATGCACTGCGGCGTGGACACGTCCATGCTGCGCAGGGCCATCTGGAACTACGTCCACTGCGTCTTCGGCATCCG cTACGATGACTACGACTATGGGGAGGTGAACCAGCTCCTGGAGCGCAGCTTGAAGATCTACATCAAGACAGTGGCTTGCTACCCGGAGAAGACGACCAAGCGGATGTATACGCAGTTCTGGAGACACTTCAAGCACTCGGAGAAG GTGCACATCAACCTGCTCTTGCTGGAGGCTCGGATGCAGGCGGCTCTGCTCTATGCCCTGAGAGCTGTCACCCGCTACATGACCTGA